The Glycine max cultivar Williams 82 chromosome 12, Glycine_max_v4.0, whole genome shotgun sequence genome window below encodes:
- the LOC100775288 gene encoding uncharacterized protein → MENEKEKEKQWMSNSKVCKRCKQNYDPSSNTSTSCRFHTSFFVCRRHDDQKRYYELGPDDPPYAAKFYDCCGAEDPEASGCTTNFHVSYDED, encoded by the exons ATGGAGAacgagaaagagaaagagaagcaaTGGATGTCAAATTCAAAGGTGTGTAAAAGGTGCAAGCAAAACTACGATCCCTCTTCCAACACTTCGACCTCTTGCCGTTTCCACACTTCCTTCTTCGTTTGTCGCCGTCACGACGATCAAAAGAG GTACTATGAATTGGGCCCGGATGATCCACCTTATGCTGCAAAGTTCTATGACTGTTGTGGGGCTGAAGACCCTGAAGCTTCTGGCTGCACAACCAATTTTCATGTCTCTTATGATGAAGACTGA